The Coffea arabica cultivar ET-39 chromosome 1e, Coffea Arabica ET-39 HiFi, whole genome shotgun sequence genome has a window encoding:
- the LOC113716903 gene encoding sm-like protein LSM2, translating into MLFFSYFKDLVGREVTVELKNDLAIRGTLHSVDQYLNIKLENTRVVDQENYPHMLSVRNCFIRGSVVRYVQLPPEGVDIELLHDATRREARGG; encoded by the exons ATG TTGTTTTTCTCCTATTTCAAGGATTTGGTAGGCAGAGAAGTCACTGTGGAACTAAAGAATGATTTAGCAATTCGAGGGACCCTCCATTCGGTCGATCAGTACCTCAATATCAAGCTTGAAAATACTAGGGTTGTTGATCAAGAAAACTATCCCCACATG CTTTCGGTGAGGAACTGCTTCATTAGAGGGTCAGTGGTGAGATACGTCCAGTTACCACCAGAGGGAGTTGACATCGAACTGCTTCATGATGCAACTAGAAGGGAAGCTCGTGGTGGCTAA